From the Anoplopoma fimbria isolate UVic2021 breed Golden Eagle Sablefish chromosome 14, Afim_UVic_2022, whole genome shotgun sequence genome, one window contains:
- the LOC129102110 gene encoding protein sidekick-1: MAAARGCEIVSKPLFWFQWQATMVGGGFHLDFLDSKASYSHLFIFGLFLVYYTTPSSQAQSQEKCRSKNISSRFQHCGIHPDGVHDLDCFRKHKSSGTGDCVWKPGNSASEKTYTLIIQQQSRNYCRVYHNITVLSQKIRLYETDMVAEIYENSASTNCTKAVFSGSPQKRCGPPHNVSFSRHSGRLYVNVSWPKEDIKVIEYYNVSYKALGWSWIKSVQSQNAEKCTVDNLNSSLVYTVQIQCVTNVNCPKCAESEAYTVPSELTTQPVIVNLEETHIKGRKGCRLLSLTWKFPTKELHDGYLVTIGKASGEAPWEGINTTQPEIRLVLSYSAYHLNISAVNNVSTSPAVSQAITQREDMSRMRAGKLNMTVHSNTSFTIYWKDNLIQNYVCYSVEWTRKGHETMSMPFYQNTYNYRTLSHLPEPFEPYKRYSITLHTRPNKDTCNMKHVNNSETTYGRTQFYSTEGSPVSAPTNISSYNVTLSSVVLQWTSILEEDIRGFLLGYIIYYNEYHHGRSSTEKNITVDPRLTSYELGRLKDGTAYEVQISGFTKAGAGVRSTASLFKTNHQEFSNLSGIITISAVVATVLIIGPHIIKRAKIILWPSIPNPGKSNAMQNIEEPCEMELLESINTLKVQEWDANSLQIVEKEDVIPAGTLASMLPLLCRSEDEGDSQEMTLHWIQRDTEDETEDIENDETFPDIQQTDTKSSPLAFTGGYTTLDMFQQGMPVITSVTQATESKQEDEDLTVVKPSLDYIGHFGTSPILDSRMSTIM; encoded by the exons ATGGCAGCAGCTCGTGGGTGTGAGATCGTCTCAAAGCCACTCTTTTGGTTTCAGTGGCAGGCGACAATGGTTGGTGGTGGATTTCATTTGGATTTTCTAGACTCAAAAGCAAGCtattcacatttattcatctttG GTCTGTTTCTTGTTTACTACACTACTCCCTCCTCTCAAGCTCAAAGTCAag AAAAGTGCAGGTCAAAGAACATTTCTTCCAGATTTCAGCACTGTGGGATTCACccag ATGGAGTTCATGATTTAGATTGTTTTAGGAAACATAAATCGTCTGGTACGGGAGACTGTGTGTGGAAACCTGGAAACAGCGCATCAGAAAAGACATACACACTCATCATACAACAACA AAGCAGAAACTATTGCAGAGTTTACCACAACATCACTGTGCTCTCTCAAAAGATCAGATTATATGAAACTGACATGGTGGCGGAGATTTATGAAAACAGCGCGTCAACAAATTGCACAAAAGCAGTTTTCAGTGGTTCACCACAGA AGCGATGTGGTCCTCCACATAACGTGTCCTTTAGTCGCCACTCTGGAAGACTGTATGTGAATGTGAGCTGGCCAAAGGAGGACATAAAGGTCATTGAGTATTACAATGTGAGCTATAAAGCACTGGGCTGGTCATGGATCAAG TCCGTGCAATCCcaaaatgcagagaaatgtaCAGTGGACAATCTGAACTCCTCCCTGGTCTACACTGTACAGATACAGTGCGTCACTAATGTTAACTGCCCAAAGTGTGCAGAGAGTGAAGCCTACACTGTCCCATCAg AACTGACTACACAGCCGGTCATTGTCAACCTTGAAGAAACTCACATCAAGGGAAGAAAAGGCTGCCGGCTGCTTTCTTTAACCTGGAAG TTTCCTACCAAAGAGCTGCATGATGGCTACCTAGTGACCATTGGTAAAGCGTCAGGAGAGGCTCCATGGGAAGGGATAAACACCACCCAACCGGAAATCAGACTAGTTCTCTCCTATTCAGCTTATCATCTCAACATCAGTGCTGTGAACAACGTTAGCACCTCCCCAGCGGTGAGCCAGGCAATAACACAGCGAGAGGATATGTCAC GTATGAGAGCTGGGAAGCTGAACATGACGGTCCACAGCAATACATCTTTTACTATCTATTGGAAAGACAATCTCATCCAAAACTATGTCTGCTATTCTGTGGAGTGGACGAGGAAAGGACATGAAACAATGTCCATGCCCTTTTATCAGAACACATACAACTACAGGACCTTATCTCATTTACCAG AGCCCTTTGAGCCCTATAAGAGATACAGCATCACTCTGCACACACGGCCAAACAAGGACACCTGCAACATGAAGCATGTGAACAACAGCGAGACCACCTATGGGAGAACACAGTTCTATTCCACGGAAGGAT CTCCCGTCAGCGCTCCCACAAACATCAGCAGCTACAATGTGACGCTGAGTTCAGTGGTGCTGCAGTGGACGTCCATCCTGGAGGAAGACATCAGAGGTTTCCTACTGGGCTACATCATCTACTACAATGAGTACCACCACGGAAGGTCAAGCACAGAGAAAA ATATTACAGTGGATCCAAGGCTGACCAGTTATGAATTGGGGCGTCTCAAAGATGGCACAGCCTACGAAGTCCAGATATCAGGTTTCACCAAGGCAGGAGCCGGAGTACGAAGCACAGCGAGCCTATTTAAAACTAATCACCAAG AATTTTCTAATCTCAGTGGCATCATCACAATCTCTGCAGTTGTGGCCACTGTGCTGATAATTGGACCTCATATAATAAAAAG AGCAAAAATTATTCTGTGGCCAAGCATACCAAACCCTGGAAAGAGCAATGCCATGCAGAACATAGAAGAGCCCTGTGAAATG GAACTACTGGAGTCCATCAACACTCTGAAGGTTCAAGAATGGGACGCAAACAGCCTTCAGATCGTTGAGAAAGAAGATGTGATCCCTGCTGGCACATTAGCATCAATGTTACCGCTTCTCTGCAGGTCAGAGGACGAGGGAGACTCACAGGAAATGACTCTTCACTGGATCCAACGAGACACCGAGGATGAAACTGAAGATATAGAAAATGACGAAACATTCCCGGATATCCAACAGACAGACACTAAAAGTTCCCCTTTGGCCTTCACAGGTGGATATACAACATTGGATATGTTTCAGCAGGGGATGCCAGTGATTACATCTGTGACTCAAGCCACGGAGAGCAAACAAGAGGACGAAGACTTGACTGTGGTAAAACCAAGTTTGGACTATATAGGACACTTTGGCACCAGTCCGATATTGGACAGCAGGATGTCCACAATTATGTGA
- the srek1 gene encoding splicing regulatory glutamine/lysine-rich protein 1 isoform X1 — protein sequence MSGIPGTAVVQVTNLSSSVSSEQMRTLFGFLGDIEELRLYPPDNGPVSFSSKVCYIKYRDPSSVGVAQHLTNTVFVDRALIVVPCAEGKIPEEAKALSLLAPAAPVPSLIPGGGLLPIPTPAPLQNLNLPIVSRLTAALDPTAASSSAQPPLMGNVDPSKVDEIRRTVYVGNLNSQTTTADQLLEFFKQVGEVKFVRMAGDETQPTRFAFVEFVEQDSVARALTFNGVMFGDRPLKVNHSNNAIVKPPEMTPQAAAKELESVMKRVREAQFTIAAAIEPADIKKRSSSRSMKSRRSRSRSRSHSRTHRKRSRSKHRPVAKLWPRTDSHNSRSTHKRRSRSREKRHSRSRSKGHRRRSKDQSRSPRRKARSPSPKRGRKDKRRERSRDRKDRSTSRKRSRKDEDRIKSKAKPKKVERDYGREEKDDYESEREDALSDDMMSSPCTQHNGSYKTHSAE from the exons ATGAGCGGGATACCGGGGACCGCTGTCGTCCAGGTAACCAACCTGTCCTCGTCGGTGAGCAGCGAGCAGATGCGCACTCTGTTCGGCTTCCTGGGAGACATCGAGGAGCTGCGGCTCTACCCGCCCGA CAATGGCCCTGTGTCTTTCTCGTccaaagtgtgctatataaagtACCGGGACCCCTCCAGTGTTGGTGTTGCGCAACACCTCACCAACACTGTGTTTGTTGACAGAGCTCTGATAGTAGTGCCATGTGCGGAAG GGAAGATCCCAGAAGAGGCCAAGGCCTTGTCTCTTTTGGCACCTGCCGCCCCGGTGCCCAGTCTGATTCCTGGCGGGGGACTGCTACCAATTCCCACTCCAGCTCCGCTTCAGAAC CTGAACCTTCCCATAGTGAGTCGGCTGACGGCTGCCCTGGACCCCACAGCAGCATCATCGAGCGCCCAGCCCCCCCTCATGGGAAACGTGGATCCCTCAAAAGTGGATGAGATCAGGAGGACCGTCTACGTTGGCAACTTGAACTCTCAG accACCACTGCAGACCAGCTGCTGGAGTTCTTCAAGCAGGTGGGAGAGGTGAAGTTTGTGCGAATGGCCGGAGATGAGACTCAGCCGACACGCTTCGCCTTCGTAGAGTTTGTGGAGCAGGATTCAGTCGCCAGAGCCCTCACATTCAACGGAGTCATGTTCGGAGACAGACCCCTgaa gGTTAACCATTCCAATAACGCCATCGTCAAACCCCCAGAGATGACGCCACAGGCCGCCGCCAAGGAGCTAGAAAGTGTGATGAAGAGGGTGAGGGAAGCCCAGTTTACCATCGCTGCTGCCATAGAGCCAG CTGACATAAAGAAGCGCTCCTCCAGTCGTTCGATGAAGTCGCGCCGGTCACGCTCGCGGTCCCGCTCCCACTCAAGAACGCACAGGAAAAGGAGCCGCTCGAAACACAG ACCAGTGGCGAAGTTGTGGCCGAGGACTGACTCCCACAATTCCCGAAGCACCCACAAGAGGCGCTCTCGCTCCCGAGAAAAGAGACACAGTCGGAGTCGCTCCAA GGGCCACAGGAGGAGGAGTAAGGATCAGTCAAGGAGCCCACGGAGGAAAGCCAGATCACCCTCACCTAAAAG AGGTAGGAAAGACAAGAGGAGGGAGCGCAGCAGGGACAGAAAGGACCGCTCCACATCCAGGAAGAGGAGCCGCAAGGACGAGGACAGGATAAAGAGCAAGGCCAAGCCAAAGAAG GTGGAAAGGGACTATGGGCGGGAAGAAAAGGACGACTATGAAAGCGAAAGAGAGGACGCGCTCAGCGACGACATGATGTCATCGCCGTGCACCCAGCATAACGGCAGCTACAAGACTCACAGTGCTGAGTAG
- the srek1 gene encoding splicing regulatory glutamine/lysine-rich protein 1 isoform X2, with the protein MVHDQYVSSTGKIPEEAKALSLLAPAAPVPSLIPGGGLLPIPTPAPLQNLNLPIVSRLTAALDPTAASSSAQPPLMGNVDPSKVDEIRRTVYVGNLNSQTTTADQLLEFFKQVGEVKFVRMAGDETQPTRFAFVEFVEQDSVARALTFNGVMFGDRPLKVNHSNNAIVKPPEMTPQAAAKELESVMKRVREAQFTIAAAIEPADIKKRSSSRSMKSRRSRSRSRSHSRTHRKRSRSKHRPVAKLWPRTDSHNSRSTHKRRSRSREKRHSRSRSKGHRRRSKDQSRSPRRKARSPSPKRGRKDKRRERSRDRKDRSTSRKRSRKDEDRIKSKAKPKKVERDYGREEKDDYESEREDALSDDMMSSPCTQHNGSYKTHSAE; encoded by the exons ATGGTTCATGACCAATATGTTTCCAGTACAG GGAAGATCCCAGAAGAGGCCAAGGCCTTGTCTCTTTTGGCACCTGCCGCCCCGGTGCCCAGTCTGATTCCTGGCGGGGGACTGCTACCAATTCCCACTCCAGCTCCGCTTCAGAAC CTGAACCTTCCCATAGTGAGTCGGCTGACGGCTGCCCTGGACCCCACAGCAGCATCATCGAGCGCCCAGCCCCCCCTCATGGGAAACGTGGATCCCTCAAAAGTGGATGAGATCAGGAGGACCGTCTACGTTGGCAACTTGAACTCTCAG accACCACTGCAGACCAGCTGCTGGAGTTCTTCAAGCAGGTGGGAGAGGTGAAGTTTGTGCGAATGGCCGGAGATGAGACTCAGCCGACACGCTTCGCCTTCGTAGAGTTTGTGGAGCAGGATTCAGTCGCCAGAGCCCTCACATTCAACGGAGTCATGTTCGGAGACAGACCCCTgaa gGTTAACCATTCCAATAACGCCATCGTCAAACCCCCAGAGATGACGCCACAGGCCGCCGCCAAGGAGCTAGAAAGTGTGATGAAGAGGGTGAGGGAAGCCCAGTTTACCATCGCTGCTGCCATAGAGCCAG CTGACATAAAGAAGCGCTCCTCCAGTCGTTCGATGAAGTCGCGCCGGTCACGCTCGCGGTCCCGCTCCCACTCAAGAACGCACAGGAAAAGGAGCCGCTCGAAACACAG ACCAGTGGCGAAGTTGTGGCCGAGGACTGACTCCCACAATTCCCGAAGCACCCACAAGAGGCGCTCTCGCTCCCGAGAAAAGAGACACAGTCGGAGTCGCTCCAA GGGCCACAGGAGGAGGAGTAAGGATCAGTCAAGGAGCCCACGGAGGAAAGCCAGATCACCCTCACCTAAAAG AGGTAGGAAAGACAAGAGGAGGGAGCGCAGCAGGGACAGAAAGGACCGCTCCACATCCAGGAAGAGGAGCCGCAAGGACGAGGACAGGATAAAGAGCAAGGCCAAGCCAAAGAAG GTGGAAAGGGACTATGGGCGGGAAGAAAAGGACGACTATGAAAGCGAAAGAGAGGACGCGCTCAGCGACGACATGATGTCATCGCCGTGCACCCAGCATAACGGCAGCTACAAGACTCACAGTGCTGAGTAG